In the Diachasmimorpha longicaudata isolate KC_UGA_2023 chromosome 1, iyDiaLong2, whole genome shotgun sequence genome, one interval contains:
- the LOC135167598 gene encoding epsin-2 isoform X1, giving the protein MGLQMRRQGQDVMQVNLAGIRRDILNLAHNYSNAQKLVRKATSNDPWGPSSTIMAEIADLTYNVVAFTEIMQMLWKRLNDHGKNWRHVYKALVLLDYLIKTGSEKVAQQCKENIFAIQTLKDFQHMEGPKDQGINVREKAKQLVALLKDDERLRNERARALKAKERFAQSVSGFGSDGLDTMSSMGEMCSPDWEPYRGNSEPKPELEKARPLTVGEEELQLQLALAMSREEAEQEEQRRRSDDVRLQLALSQSQQDFKAPPSEKASHMLDLLDVNLGEASGGVPQLTLDPWGVPIAPPPPRPQSLDLSRYYDCESNSDPWSAPTTTSAVQPADPWAPVPPQRPTDDGFAAAAVDPWRAPAPSPATIASPPRTVDPWALAPATTMSSPSTSAFAGNMNGSSFNNFNAQGSSNVSPSGDLDDFDIISNRNKLEASPQSQPMNNGGTLSPDPFDLAGLNDNLPASTGAVKKTPQSFLGENSALVNLDNLVSTSMMKPAVPAPAAAVPFSANPFATVTPPPRPSINQIRQDPWTGNAAAPAAANPFLS; this is encoded by the exons ATGGGATTACAGATGCGACGACAAGGACAGGATGTCATGCAGGTGAACCTGGCGGGAATCAGACGTGATATACTGAATCTTGCTCACAATTACAGCAATGCTCAG aaACTAGTCCGAAAGGCTACGAGCAACGATCCATGGGGCCCCAGCAGTACCATAATGGCTGAAATTGCCGATTTAACGTATAACGTAGTGGCCTTTACTGAAATAATGCAAATGCTGTGGAAACGTTTGAATGATCATGGCAAAAATTGGCGACACGTATACAAAGCCCTCGTTCTCCTCgactatttaattaaaacgGGATCGGAAAAAGTTGCACAGCAGTGTAAAGAGAACATTTTTGCTATTCAAACGCTTAAAGATTTTCAACACATGGAGGGCCCCAAGGATCAGGGAATCAATGTGAGGGAGAAAGCTAAACAATTAGTGGCCTTATTGAAAGACGATGAGAGACTAAGGAACGAACGTGCTAGAGCACTCAAAGCTAAAGAGAGATTTGCACAGTCTGTCAGTGGTTTTGGTAGTGATGGACTGGATACTATGTCATCGATGGGTGAG ATGTGTTCACCAGATTGGGAGCCTTACAGAGGAAATTCTGAGCCTAAAC CCGAACTAGAAAAAGCTCGGCCGCTGACCGTTGGTGAGGAGGAGCTACAGTTACAATTGGCATTGGCAATGTCAAGGGAAGAGGCTGAACAGGAGGAGCAGAGGAGACGCAGTGACGACGTTAGATTGCAGCTTGCATTGAGCCAGAGTCAACAAGATTTCAA AGCGCCGCCGTCCGAAAAGGCAAGCCACATGCTTGATCTTCTTGATGTCAATCTAGGTGAGGCTAGTGGAGGAGTACCCCAACTCACACTGGATCCATGGGGTGTGCCCATTGCTCCGCCGCCGCCTCGACCTCAG TCTCTGGATCTATCTCGTTATTATGACTGCGAG AGTAATTCTGATCCTTGGAGTGCTCCCACAACTACTTCAGCTGTACAACCGGCAGATCCCTGGGCACCTGTTCCTCCCCAACGTCCGA CAGATGATGGCTTTGCAGCTGCAGCTGTCGATCCATGGCGAGCTCCAGCCCCCTCGCCCGCCACAATAGCTTCGCCACCTCGCACTGTGGACCCTTGGGCTCTTGCCCCAGCCACAACAATGTCATCGCCGAGTACCTCCGCATTCGCTGGCAACATGAACGGGTCTAGTTTTAACAATTTCAATGCACAGGGTAGCAGTAATGTGAGTCCCTCAGGTGATCTCGATGATTTTGACATCATCAGCAATCGAAATAAGCTCGAGGCTAGCCCTCAATCTCAACCAATGAACAATG gagGAACTTTATCACCAGATCCGTTCGATCTTGCTGGACTGAATGACAACTTACCAGCGAGTACTGGTGCTGTAAAAAAGACACCCCAGTCATTTTTAGGTGAAAATTCAGCCCTCGTGAATCTTGACAACCTTGTGAGCACTTCAATGATGAAACCTGCCGTTCCTGCACCAGCTG cTGCTGTACCATTTTCAGCGAATCCATTTGCAACAGTAACACCACCCCCTCGTCCCTCCATCAATCAAATTCGACAGGACCCATGGACGGGCAATGCAGCAGCACCAGCAGCGGCCAATCCATTCCTCTCGTAG